In the genome of Vicingus serpentipes, the window TAGTAAACTTGGGTTTAGTTAATATTAATTTTTATACCTAATTGGTACTTAATTTAATATAACTCTTTGTAAATCAGCAATTTTTAAAGATTGCCTCAGTTGTCCATTCACTAGGAGTATATATAAGCACAAAATGGTTTAGACCCATTTCCGATAAAATCGGAAGGGATCTAAACCTTTATATTGATGAGTTGAAATTATTTAACTTCAACTTCAGCTCCAGCTTCTTCTAATTGAGCTTTAAGAGCTTCTGCTTCATCTTTAGCAACACCTTCTTTTAATGGTTTTGGTGCACCGTCAACTAATTCTTTAGCTTCTTTTAAGCCTAAACCAGTTAATTCTTTTACTAATTTAACAACAGCTAATTTAGATGCTCCACCTGATTTAAGGATTACATCAAATTCTGTTTTTTCATCTCCACCAGCAGCATCGCCACCAGCAGCTGGACCAGCAACTGCAACTGCTGCAGCAGCAGGTTCGATACCATATTCATCTTTTAATATAGCAGCTAATTCATTAACATCTTTTACTGTTAAGTTAACTAATTCGTCTGCAAGTTTTTTTAAATCTGCCATTTTATTTGAGTTTAAAAATTTTTAAATTTTAATTATTATAAATTGAGTGCGTACTATTTTTATTCAGATCTCTCTGAAAGTGTTTTTACAATTCCTGCTAATTTGCCACCGCTCGATTGAAGAGCAGATACAACATTTTTAGCTGGAGATTGAAGTAATGCAATAAGATCACCAATAAGTTCTTCTTTAGATTTAATAGCTACTAATAAATCTAAGTTTTGATCACCGATGTAAATTGCTTGATCAATAAAAGCTCCTTTTAATACAGGCTTTTCACTTTTTTTACGGAAATCCTTAATTAATTTTGCTGGAGCATTACCTGCTTCTGCAAAAATAACGGAAGTATTTCCTTTTAATGTATCATATAATTCGTCGTAATCACCTTCAGCTCTTTCTAAAGCTTTTCTTAATACTGTGTTCTTTACAACTTCTATTTGAATATTATTAGTGAAACAAGACCTTCTTAATTTTGACGAGCTTTCAGCGTCTAATCCAGCTATATCTGCTAAATAAAATACGTTAGCATTATTAACTTTTTCAGTTAATACTTCAATAGCTTGATTTTTTTCTTCTCTTGTCATAATTACTATCTTATAAGTTATTCACTTATTAAACCGTTACTGATTTTGGTTCAATTTTAACTCCCGGACTCATTGTGCTTGAAAGTGTAACACTTTTAACATATGTTCCTTTTGAAGCAGTTGGTTTTAATTTGATAATAGTTTGAATAAGTTCTTTAGCATTTTCAACTAATTGTTGAGGATCAAAAGATGCTCTACCAACAGTTGTATGAATGATACCAAACTTATCAACTTTAAAATCAATTTTACCAGCTTTCACTTCTGCTACAGCCTTACCAATTTCCATAGTTACAGTACCCGATTTAGGATTTGGCATTAAACCTCTTGGCCCTAATACTCGTCCTAAAGCACCTACTTTACCCATTACGCTTGGCATAGTTACGATTACATCAATATCAGTCCAACCACCCTTAATCTTCTCAATGTATTCGTCTAAACCAACATAATCAGCACCTGCTTCTTTGGCTTCAGCTTCTTTGTCAGGAGTACATAATACTAAAACTTTAACATCTTTACCTACACCGTTAGGTAAGGCAACTGTACCTCTAACCATTTGGTTAGCTTTTCTAGGATCAACTCCTAAACGTACAGCTATATCTACAGATGAATCAAATTTTGTATTTGTAATATCCTTAACAATTTTTGCCGCTTCACCTAAATTGTATTCTTTTTCAGAATCAAATTTTGATAAAGCTTCTTTCATATTTTTTGTTAACCTTGCCATTGTTTAAAACAATTTTAATTTGTCAATTTAAGCTGGGAACTGTCCTTTTACAGTTATTCCCATACTTCTTGCTGTTCCAGCAACCATTCTCATAGCAGATTCAATTTGAAAACAGTTTAAATCAGACATTTTGTCTTCAGAAATTGTTTTAATTTGATCCCATGTAACTGAAGCTACTTTTACTCTATTAGGTTCCGAAGATCCTTTTTTGATTTTAGCAGCTTCCATTAATTGAATGGCAACAGGAGGATTTTTAATTATAAAATCAAAAGATTTATCAGCATAAACTGTAATAACTACTGGTAATACTTTACCTGCTTTATCTTGAGTTCTACCGTTAAATTGCTTACAAAACTCCATAATATTTACACCTTTAGCACCTAATGCAGGTCCTACTGGTGGAGATGGGTTTGCAGCTCCTCCTTTAATTTGTAATTTAATTAATGCGCTTACTTCTTTAGCCATTTTACTTACTATTTAGTTTGTATTCGTCTCAATAGGAAGCTTTATAGGCATGAGACTCCTACGATTAATTACAACTTAACTTTCTTTTTCTACTTGCAAGAAACTTAATTCTAATGGTTGTTTTCTTCCAAAAATTTTAACCATTACTTCAAGTTTTCTTTTTTCTTCATTTATTTTTTCAATTGTTCCAGAAAAACCATTAAATGGACCATCAACAACTTTAATGTTTTCTCCAACAACATAAGGAATTGTCATTTCTTCTTCACTTTCAGCCAATTCATCAACTTTCCCTAAAATTCTATTAACTTCAGAAATCCTTAATGGCAATGGTTCTCCTCTTTTCTCTGCACCTAAAAAGCCTATAACTCCATTTACATTTCTAATAACATGAGGAACTTCTCCAACTAAATCTGCTTCAACTAAAATATATCCAGGAAAAAAACTTCTTTCTTTATTTATTTTTTTGCCATTTCTAATTTGATATACTTTTTCTGTTGGAATTAAAATTTGAGAAACATAATCGTTTAGTCCATTTCTATGAATTTCATCTTCAATGTACTTTTTAACTTTATTTTCCTTTCCACTAATGGCTCTAACTACATACCACTTTTTACTATTCTCTGCCATGTCTCTTATTAAAATAAATCGTAAATCAATTTCATTAAATTACTGAATGAAGTATCCATTACATAAATGATAAGTGCAAAGATTACCGATGCAATCATTACAATTACAGCACTATTTTGAAGCTCTGACCACGTAGGCCATGATACTTTATTTAAAAGTTCATCAACAGATTCTTGAATGTATGTTCCAACTTTTGCCATAATATTTTTTCTTTGCACGGGTGGAGAGACTCGAACTCCCAACCAATGGTTTTGGAGACCACTACTCTGCCAATTGAGCTACACCCGTAAACATTATTAAGACAAGAAAGGTGTCCCGGTTTTGGGACACCTTTAGTTGCCTTAATTATTCTCTTTATTATTTGATAATTTCAGTAACCTGACCAGCACCAACTGTTCTACCACCTTCTCTTATCGCAAATCTTAAACCTTTGTTTATTGCAACAGGAACGATTAATTTAACAGTAATTGATACGTTATCACCAGGCATTACCATTTCTCTTCCTTCTTCTAAGAAGATTTCTCCAGTAACATCAGTAGTTCTGATATAGAATTGAGGTCTGTATTTGTTATGGAATGGAGTGTGACGTCCACCTTCTTCTTTTTTCAATACATAGATTTCAGCAGTAAACTCAGAGTGAGGTGTAATAGATCCAGGTTTAGCGATTACCATTCCTCTTCTAATTTGAGATTTTTCAATACCTCTTAATAATAAACCTACGTTATCTCCAGCTTCACCTCTATCTAATATTTTTCTAAACATCTCAACACCAGTAATAGTTGATGATAATTTTTCATCACCCATACCTAAGATATCTACAGCATCACCAGTATTAATTACACCAGTTTCAATTCTACCAGTTGCAACAGTTCCTCTACCTGTAATAGAGAAAACATCTTCAACAGGCATCAAGAAATCTTTCTCAACATCTCTTGGAGGCATTTCGATATATGTATCAACAGCTTCCATTAATTCCATGATTGTTTTTTCCCATTTTTCTTCACCATTCAATCCACCTAAAGCTGATCCTGCAATTACAGGAGCATTATCACCATCATATTCGTAGAATGATAATAACTCTCTAATTTCCATTTCAACTAATTCTAATAATTCCTCATCATCAACCATATCCACTTTATTCATGAATACAACAATTCTTGGAATACCAACTTGTCTACCTAATAGGATGTGCTCTCTTGTTTGAGGCATTGGTCCATCAGTAGCAGCAACAACTAAAATAGCACCGTCCATTTGAGCAGCACCAGTTACCATGTTTTTAACGTAATCCGCGTGACCAGGACAATCTACGTGAGCGTAGTGTCTGTTTGCAGTAGAATATTCAACGTGAGATGTATTAATAGTAATACCTCTTTCTTTTTCTTCAGGAGCGTTATCAATAGAAGCAAAATCTCTTAATTCAGATAATCCTGCTTTAGCTAATACAGTAGTGATAGCAGCAGTTAAAGTAGTTTTTCCGTGGTCAACGTGACCAATAGTTCCGATGTTTAAGTGTGGTTTGGAACGATCATAATTCTCTTTAGCCATGATTTTCGGTTTATTTTTATTTTATTTATATTAAAATTAATTATTTACACTACTATTATCCTTAAGAGCCAATGACGGGAATTGAACCCGTGACCTCTTCCTTACCAAGGAAGTGCTCTACCTCTGAGCTACATCGGCTAAAACCGATATAAGTTTAAAAAAGAGCGGGAGACGAGACTCGAACTCGCGACCCTCAGCTTGGAAGGCTGACGCTCTACCAACTGAGCTACTCCCGCTAATTTTTTTTTGTGGGGGAAGCAGGATTCGAACCTACGAAGGCGTAGCCAACAGATTTACAGTCTGTCCTCGTTGACCGCTTGAGTATTCCCCCAACGAAATACTATATCTTTAAAGAACTGAGCCGATGGAGGGACTCGAACCCACGACCTGCTGATTACAAATCAGCTGCTCTAGCCAGCTGAGCTACATCGGCTTTTCTGTTTACAAAAACAGACCTCTTTTAAAAGGTCTGCAAATGTATAAAAGATTTTATATTATTCAAATATTATTTTGATTTTTTTTTCTAGACTCTATTAATTTTTTCTTTATGCTTTTTCAATTGTCTTCTAAGTGCTTCTACAGCAGTGTCTGTAGCCTCTTCGAACGACTTACATTGTTTTTTAGCAAAGATGTCATTTCCTGGAACTAAAAGTTTTATTTCTGCAACTTTATTTTCAGTTGAGTGATTGTTCTCTACTTTAAGGATTACTTCGCCATCTATAATTTTATCATAGAATTGTGCTAATTTATCAACTTTCTCTTGAATAAATTCAATTAATTTTTTGTCTGCATCAAAATGCACTGAAGTGATTTTTAAATTTACTTTCATTTTTCCTCCTCTTTTTTTAAGCTTTTGGATGAGCTTGTTTATGAATATTTTTTAATTTTTCTATTGTGTTATGGGTGTATACTTGAGTTGCTGACAAGCTTGAATGCCCTAATATTTCTTTTATAGTATTTAAGTCTGCACCATTATTTAACATGTGTGTTGCAAAAGTATGTCTAAGAACGTGTGGACTCTTTTTTGAGATTTTTGTAACTATACTAAGGTAATTATTAACTAATCTATATACAAACTTTGGATATAGTTTTTTGTTATTTTTTGTTAAAAATAGATTGTTATAATTTGAATCTATTTCTAATCTAAGTTCTAGAAAGTTTTCAATTTCTTTTTTTAAGTTATTGCTTATTGGAATTATTCTCTCTTTATTCCTTTTACCTAATACTTTTATTGTAAGATTATTTAGATCAATTGAATTGATTTTTATTTCTATTAATTCAGAGAGTCTAATTCCTGTTGAATATAAAAGTTCTAAGATTAATTTGTTTTGTATTTCTTCAAGATTGTTTCCAAATGTTATATTTTCAAAAAGATTATAAATTTCTTTTTCATTTACAAATACAGGTAAAGATTTTTTAGTCTTTGGCGTAATAATCTTAAGAAGAGGGTTGTTGTCAATAATCTCGTTCTTTTGTAAGTATTTGAAAAATGTCTTTAATGTGGATATTTTTCTATTTATTGTTGTTGTAGAAATTTCATCTTCTAAAAGTGAAACTATCCATGAACGGATAATTTGTGAATTCACTTCTGTGATATTTGTTAGGGCAAATTGACATGAAAGAAATTGTGAGAATTGTTCTAAATCTTTTTTATATGCAACGACTGTATGTGGAGAGGATCTTTTTTGGTGAAGTAAATAGTCGCAAAAAGACGAAATATATTGCATAAAAAAGTAGTTTGCTTTAATAACGTTAATTTATAAAAAAAGTTATCAAGGCAAACTACAAATATTTTGAAGAGATGAGTTTTTTTACTCTTCTGCTTTTCTTAATTTTTCAATATATACAGCTTTAATCATTGCTGCTCTGTTTACAACAGATGGCTTTAAAAATTGTTTTCTACTTCTCAATTCTTTAACAACACCAGTTCTTTCGAATTTTTTCTTGTATCTTTTTAAAGCTCTTTCGATGTTCTCACCGTCTTTTATTGGTATTACTATCATTGTATTTTGTATATTTTTATTTTTTTAAGGGCTGCAAATGTAGGGAATAAAATAATATAGACAACTATTTATTTTAAAATTTCTCTAGATATTACTACTTTTTGTATTTCAGAAGTACCTTCACCAATTGTCATTAGTTTAGAATCTCTTAAATATTTTTCAGCTGGATATTCTTTAGTATATCCATATCCCCCCATAATTTGAACAGCTTCATTTCCACACCTAACAGATACTTCACTTGCATAATATTTAGCGAAAGCACCTTGTTTTGTCATAGGCATTTTTCTATTTTTTAAATCTGCTGCTTGTCTAGTTAATAATTCAGCTGCATCAATTTCTGTTGCCATATCTGCTAGTTTAAAAGCAATAGCTTGAAAATTCGCAATAGGCGTACCGAATTGCTCTCTTTCTTTAGCATATTGAAGTGAAGCTTCGTAAGCGCCACGAGCAACGCCACAACTTAGAGCTGCGATTGATATTCTTCCTCCATCTAATATTTGCATCGCTTGCATAAAGCCTTTTCCAACCTCACCTATAACATTTTCTTCAGGAACTCTTACATTTTCGAATATTAATTCAGCTGTCTCACTTGCTCTAACTCCAAGTTTATCAATAATTTTTACAGCTGAAAAACCAGGGGTTCCTTTTTCTACAATAAAAGCAGTAATACCTTTACTATCTAATAATTCACCTGTACGAATTAATACAACTGCTACATCACCACTTAGACCATGTGTGATCCAATTTTTAGTGCCGTTAATTACCCATTCATTTCCATCTTTAACGGCTGTAGTTTTCATTCTCATCGCATCTGAACCAGTATTAGCTTCAGTTAATCCCCAAGCACCAATCCATTCTCCAGAAGCAAGTTTTGGTAAATATTTCTTTTTTTGAGCTTCACTTCCGTGATAGTATATGTGACCAGTACATAGTGAATTATGAGCAGCAACACTTAATCCAACACCACCACATACCTTTCCAAGTTCAATAAGAGCTGTTGTATATTCTTGGTACCCAAAACCTGATCCACCGTACTCCTCAGGTATGTAAATACCTAGTAAGCCCAGTTCTCCCATTTTTTTCATTACATCTATAGGGAAGTGTTCATCTTTATCCCATTGATAACGGTTTGGTCTAATTTCTTTTTCTGCAAAATCACGCACCATTTGTGCAATCATTTGTTCATTTTCACTAACATTAAAATCCATCGATAATTTTTTTAAAAGTGTACTAAACTACTAATATTTTCGGAATATTTTGAAAGACTTTTGCTTCCTTCTAAAAAATCTAACTCTACAACAAAGCTAAATCCTGCAACATTTGCATTTTGCATTTTTATTAATTCAGCTGCAGCAATTGCAGTTCCACCGGTCGCTAATAAATCATCATGAATTAATACATTCCAGTTGTCTTGTAAAGCATCTTCATGAATTTCAACTTCAGCAGTTCCATATTCTAAATCATATTTATATGACATTGTTTTGTATGGAAGTTTACCTTTTTTACGAATAGGAATGAAAGGTATATCTAATTTATTTGCCAGCATAATTCCAAACCAAAACCCTCGACTTTCTATACCTACAATAGCATCAATACATTTATCTTTATAATTTTCAGCCATATCATTTACTATTTTTCTAGTTAATTCAGCATCTAATAGGATAGGAGTAATGTCTTTAAAAATAATTCCAGGCTTTGGAAAATCTGGTACATCTCTTATTACTTGTTTGATTGTTTCTGCTAGCATTTATATTATTTTTTAATAAAATACAATTTTAGGATATAAATCTGATTAATCAAATGACTTTTAAAAGACTTTAGTTAATTCGCCGTATTCAATAATTTTACCTGTGGTTGATTTTATACAAAGTTTATTTATTTCTATTTTTTTTGAAGGAAAATATTTAATTACTGTTTCTTTTATTTCTTCTTCTCCTAGTTTGGGAGAGTAAGTGTTAACAATTAAAAATCCTGTTTTATTTAAAATTTGACTGGAAGTTTTCACTAATTCAGGAAAGAGAGTTTCAATTTTCCATCGTTCTTTTTTTGCTCCAATTCCATAAGCAGGGGGGTCCATTATAATTGCATCATATTTATTACCTCTTTTTTCTTCTCTTTTAGAAAATTTCAGGGCATCTTCAAGTATCCAGGAAATGTCATTTAAATTAGAACTTTCCATATTCTCTCTTGCCCATGAAATAATTTGTTTAACAGAGTCACAATGATTTACATTAGCTCCAATAGAATTTGCAACTAACGAGGAGCCTCCTGTATGAGCAAATAGATTTAAGAACTTATCATCTTTATTTAAATTTGAAATTAAATAATCCCAATTTGTTTTTTGCTCTGGAAAAATTCCTATGTGTTTAAATTTTGTTAATTGAAGATTAAATACGCAATTTTTAAATTCAATTTGCCAGTTTTTTTTGGCTTTTTTATTTAATATTTTCCAATAACCAGAATTAGAGGTTTCCTCAATAAATTCAAAATCAGCCTTTTTGTTCCAGTCATTTTGAGAAAGAATAGGAGTAAAGTACGCATTTCGTTCTGGGCGAATTGTAATGGTATTGCCCCATCGCTCTAGCTTTTTGTTGTTGCCAGCATCAATTAATTCATAATCTGCCCAATGTGAGCTGTATATTCGTTGCATCTAAAAAGCTATAAATAATTGGATAAAAGGCTAAATTAACGATTAGAGAGTGGAGAAGCAAAAAGCGATTTATTTCACTGTTAAATATGGCGAAATTTTCAGGTAAGTTTCTGTTGAAATTAAATGAATCTTTTTAATATCAGTTATTGATTTATAGTTTCCATTTGCTTTTCTATATTTTATTATGGCATTGCCTGTTTTCCAATCGATATAAGGATGCTTTGTCAAATCCTTAATTTTATCAGTATTAATATTTAGTTGTGTCGGGTTAATATTTTCTAATTCAAGCTGAGATTCAAATCCATTATAGGTGTCTTCTGATAAATTATATACTTCTTTAAGTTGTTCTTTTTTAATAAATCCTCCTAAACTGTTTCTATACTTGATAATTATATTAGCATATTTTTCAGAGTTTATTCCTTTTAACTTAGTGAGTTCTTTTGCATCTGCTTTATTTATATTTATTTTTTCAGTAAAGTCTTTTTCTTTTTTTGTGGCCTTTGATTCATCAAATTTATCTGGAAGTAAGATAAAAGGTTTTAACTTATAATAATTACTTTCATCTAAGCCATAAATTTTCTTTACATCAGCTTTTGTTTTCCAGCTACCTCCTTTAGCTTTATAGTTAAAAATGGTTTTTATTTGCCAATCAGAAAAACCAAGTTTTTTCCATTCTAACTTTGTTATAGTGTTTGGGTTGAACTCAAAATATAATATTTCAGTTTTATTATCCTTTTTGGAAGTTATTACTGAATTATTTTCAATTTTTTCTGGGAGTAAGATGTAGGGTTTTAAAATTTCATAATTTGAAGAATCTAAACCATAAATTTTGGAAACATCATTTTTCACTTTCCATTTTCCACCCTTAGATTTGTATTTGTTAATGATTTTAATTTGCCAATTTTCAAAACCTAATTTTATCCATTCTTCATCAGAAATGATGTTTGGATT includes:
- the rplL gene encoding 50S ribosomal protein L7/L12 yields the protein MADLKKLADELVNLTVKDVNELAAILKDEYGIEPAAAAVAVAGPAAGGDAAGGDEKTEFDVILKSGGASKLAVVKLVKELTGLGLKEAKELVDGAPKPLKEGVAKDEAEALKAQLEEAGAEVEVK
- the rplJ gene encoding 50S ribosomal protein L10, producing the protein MTREEKNQAIEVLTEKVNNANVFYLADIAGLDAESSSKLRRSCFTNNIQIEVVKNTVLRKALERAEGDYDELYDTLKGNTSVIFAEAGNAPAKLIKDFRKKSEKPVLKGAFIDQAIYIGDQNLDLLVAIKSKEELIGDLIALLQSPAKNVVSALQSSGGKLAGIVKTLSERSE
- the rplA gene encoding 50S ribosomal protein L1, whose protein sequence is MARLTKNMKEALSKFDSEKEYNLGEAAKIVKDITNTKFDSSVDIAVRLGVDPRKANQMVRGTVALPNGVGKDVKVLVLCTPDKEAEAKEAGADYVGLDEYIEKIKGGWTDIDVIVTMPSVMGKVGALGRVLGPRGLMPNPKSGTVTMEIGKAVAEVKAGKIDFKVDKFGIIHTTVGRASFDPQQLVENAKELIQTIIKLKPTASKGTYVKSVTLSSTMSPGVKIEPKSVTV
- the rplK gene encoding 50S ribosomal protein L11, whose protein sequence is MAKEVSALIKLQIKGGAANPSPPVGPALGAKGVNIMEFCKQFNGRTQDKAGKVLPVVITVYADKSFDFIIKNPPVAIQLMEAAKIKKGSSEPNRVKVASVTWDQIKTISEDKMSDLNCFQIESAMRMVAGTARSMGITVKGQFPA
- the nusG gene encoding transcription termination/antitermination protein NusG, with amino-acid sequence MAENSKKWYVVRAISGKENKVKKYIEDEIHRNGLNDYVSQILIPTEKVYQIRNGKKINKERSFFPGYILVEADLVGEVPHVIRNVNGVIGFLGAEKRGEPLPLRISEVNRILGKVDELAESEEEMTIPYVVGENIKVVDGPFNGFSGTIEKINEEKRKLEVMVKIFGRKQPLELSFLQVEKES
- the secE gene encoding preprotein translocase subunit SecE — protein: MAKVGTYIQESVDELLNKVSWPTWSELQNSAVIVMIASVIFALIIYVMDTSFSNLMKLIYDLF
- the tuf gene encoding elongation factor Tu, with translation MAKENYDRSKPHLNIGTIGHVDHGKTTLTAAITTVLAKAGLSELRDFASIDNAPEEKERGITINTSHVEYSTANRHYAHVDCPGHADYVKNMVTGAAQMDGAILVVAATDGPMPQTREHILLGRQVGIPRIVVFMNKVDMVDDEELLELVEMEIRELLSFYEYDGDNAPVIAGSALGGLNGEEKWEKTIMELMEAVDTYIEMPPRDVEKDFLMPVEDVFSITGRGTVATGRIETGVINTGDAVDILGMGDEKLSSTITGVEMFRKILDRGEAGDNVGLLLRGIEKSQIRRGMVIAKPGSITPHSEFTAEIYVLKKEEGGRHTPFHNKYRPQFYIRTTDVTGEIFLEEGREMVMPGDNVSITVKLIVPVAINKGLRFAIREGGRTVGAGQVTEIIK
- the hpf gene encoding ribosome hibernation-promoting factor, HPF/YfiA family, giving the protein MKVNLKITSVHFDADKKLIEFIQEKVDKLAQFYDKIIDGEVILKVENNHSTENKVAEIKLLVPGNDIFAKKQCKSFEEATDTAVEALRRQLKKHKEKINRV
- a CDS encoding tyrosine-type recombinase/integrase: MQYISSFCDYLLHQKRSSPHTVVAYKKDLEQFSQFLSCQFALTNITEVNSQIIRSWIVSLLEDEISTTTINRKISTLKTFFKYLQKNEIIDNNPLLKIITPKTKKSLPVFVNEKEIYNLFENITFGNNLEEIQNKLILELLYSTGIRLSELIEIKINSIDLNNLTIKVLGKRNKERIIPISNNLKKEIENFLELRLEIDSNYNNLFLTKNNKKLYPKFVYRLVNNYLSIVTKISKKSPHVLRHTFATHMLNNGADLNTIKEILGHSSLSATQVYTHNTIEKLKNIHKQAHPKA
- the rpsU gene encoding 30S ribosomal protein S21, translated to MIVIPIKDGENIERALKRYKKKFERTGVVKELRSRKQFLKPSVVNRAAMIKAVYIEKLRKAEE
- a CDS encoding acyl-CoA dehydrogenase family protein; amino-acid sequence: MDFNVSENEQMIAQMVRDFAEKEIRPNRYQWDKDEHFPIDVMKKMGELGLLGIYIPEEYGGSGFGYQEYTTALIELGKVCGGVGLSVAAHNSLCTGHIYYHGSEAQKKKYLPKLASGEWIGAWGLTEANTGSDAMRMKTTAVKDGNEWVINGTKNWITHGLSGDVAVVLIRTGELLDSKGITAFIVEKGTPGFSAVKIIDKLGVRASETAELIFENVRVPEENVIGEVGKGFMQAMQILDGGRISIAALSCGVARGAYEASLQYAKEREQFGTPIANFQAIAFKLADMATEIDAAELLTRQAADLKNRKMPMTKQGAFAKYYASEVSVRCGNEAVQIMGGYGYTKEYPAEKYLRDSKLMTIGEGTSEIQKVVISREILK
- a CDS encoding adenine phosphoribosyltransferase, translated to MLAETIKQVIRDVPDFPKPGIIFKDITPILLDAELTRKIVNDMAENYKDKCIDAIVGIESRGFWFGIMLANKLDIPFIPIRKKGKLPYKTMSYKYDLEYGTAEVEIHEDALQDNWNVLIHDDLLATGGTAIAAAELIKMQNANVAGFSFVVELDFLEGSKSLSKYSENISSLVHF
- a CDS encoding class I SAM-dependent methyltransferase, whose amino-acid sequence is MQRIYSSHWADYELIDAGNNKKLERWGNTITIRPERNAYFTPILSQNDWNKKADFEFIEETSNSGYWKILNKKAKKNWQIEFKNCVFNLQLTKFKHIGIFPEQKTNWDYLISNLNKDDKFLNLFAHTGGSSLVANSIGANVNHCDSVKQIISWARENMESSNLNDISWILEDALKFSKREEKRGNKYDAIIMDPPAYGIGAKKERWKIETLFPELVKTSSQILNKTGFLIVNTYSPKLGEEEIKETVIKYFPSKKIEINKLCIKSTTGKIIEYGELTKVF
- a CDS encoding helix-hairpin-helix domain-containing protein; this encodes MGKLNDYFSFSRGEKNGVVVLFFIILLLIFGIQFADYFNLTKTTDFSEFENAINQFEKQRDSNLKVNKETSNIELFNFNPNIISDEEWIKLGFENWQIKIINKYKSKGGKWKVKNDVSKIYGLDSSNYEILKPYILLPEKIENNSVITSKKDNKTEILYFEFNPNTITKLEWKKLGFSDWQIKTIFNYKAKGGSWKTKADVKKIYGLDESNYYKLKPFILLPDKFDESKATKKEKDFTEKININKADAKELTKLKGINSEKYANIIIKYRNSLGGFIKKEQLKEVYNLSEDTYNGFESQLELENINPTQLNINTDKIKDLTKHPYIDWKTGNAIIKYRKANGNYKSITDIKKIHLISTETYLKISPYLTVK